A genomic region of Colletotrichum destructivum chromosome 1, complete sequence contains the following coding sequences:
- a CDS encoding Putative DnaJ domain, Sec63 domain, immunoglobulin E-set, C2 domain superfamily: protein MSSDYSYDAEAQFYPFFILAISSIITLPLGYTLVFPSKDIEAKAPRIQSDFKPEHVDLIDKQRKAHQKKQRRIVRVIAVFVGLAVMAGMIYLIIHTKTVTQKIWNPYDILGISDSADEKTIKKVYKQLSRRLHPDKVKPDPAKNETIESLNDAYVEISKAYQALTDEEIRNNFIQYGHPDGKQSFSIGIALPQFMISDGNGKYVVLAYTLLLGVLLPYLVGSWWYGTQRMSKDGVLMESANNLFRAYDDNVDEGGVITALSSGKEFDAVLKGDKAESGLSKLESKLLANAEKAGLSQKDRQALEDLDSGVRRKALALLWSYLGRVELEDSALDSAKYEVAPIAHALTRSFSAIAQAYGSTGPILAAYSTSQHLIQALPPKASPLLQLPHFSQDIVRQVEGGDSKVHVSLQQFMDLPDDLRRNMVVRNKLLSEDQYKSAVSVARQLPQLRVAKAFFKVTGERFIIPSSLVTLVVKGRIVPPGSENVPEINELDLEDIDPPEDDLEAYLGRKKKTVKGPDGQPIPVDDKPILPPLAHAPYFARDHAPKWYVFLTDSKQGKMAVPPFTFTQFDQPIFGEDGKPTFNMQTLKAQFAAPPQAGHYTFVMHVVCDSYVGFDTKMEVTLVVEEASKAAAMVAEDDISEPDEDSIAGQMQALKGGSVPGATKPRRKVEEDSDEESGTDDDVEDDTSETNTDTEDES from the exons ATGAGTTCCGACTACTCGTACGATGCCGAGGCGCAGTTCTATcccttcttcatcctcgccatcagcagcatcatcacCCTGCCGCTCGGCTAcaccctcgtcttcccctCCAAGGAcatcgaggccaaggccccGCGCATCCAGAGCGACTTCAAGCCCGAACATGTCGACCTCATCGACAAGCAGCGCAAGGCGCACCAGAAGAAGCAGCGCCGGATTGTGCGCGTCAttgccgtcttcgtcggcctcgcaGTCATGGCCGGCATGATCTACCTCATCATCCACACCAAGACCGTCACCCAAAAGATCTGGAACCCCTACGACATTCTCGGCATCTCTGAT TCTGCGGACGAGAAAACGATCAAGAAGGTCTACAAGCAGCTCTCGAGGAGACTGCACCCCGACAAGGTCAAGCCTGACCCGGCCAAGAACGAGACCATTGAGTCCCTCAATGACGCTTATGTCGAAATTTCAAAGGCCTACCAGGCcctcaccgacgaggagatccGCAACAACTTCATTCAGTACGGCCACCCTGACGGGAAGCAAAGCTTCAGTATTGGAATTGCCCTTCCTCAGTTCATGATCtccgacggcaacggcaagtacgtcgtcctcgcctaCACGCTGCTCCTCGGCGTTCTCCTGCCTTACCTGGTCGGCTCGTGGTGGTACGGCACTCAGCGCATGTCCAAGGACGGCGTGCTTATGGAGAGTGCCAACAACCTTTTCCGTGCTTACGACGACAACGTTGACGAGGGCGGTGTCATCACCGCTCTGAGCAGCGGCAAGGAattcgacgccgtcctcaagGGTGACAAGGCCGAGTCTGGCCTTTCCAAGCTCGAGTCTAAGCtgctcgccaacgccgagaAGGCTGGGCTCTCTCAGAAGGACAGGCAAGCTCTCGAAGACCTCGACAGCGGCGTGCGCCGGAAGGCCCTGGCTCTGCTGTGGTCCTACCTTGGCCGAGTTGAGCTCGAGGACTCGGCCCTCGACAGCGCCAAGTACGAAGTTGCCCCCATTGCCCACGCCCTCACCCGGTCGTTCTCTGCCATTGCCCAAGCCTACGGTAGCACCGGTCCCATCCTTGCCGCCTACTCCACAAGCCAGCACCTGATTCAGGCCCTGCCCCCCAAGGCTTCGCCGCTCCTGCAGCTGCCTCACTTCAGCCAGGACATCGTCCGCCAGGTCGAGGGAGGTGACTCAAAGGTTCACGTTTCCCTCCAGCAGTTCATGGACTTGCCCGACGACCTCCGCAGGAACATGGTCGTGCGCAACAAGCTTCTCTCCGAGGACCAGTACAAGTCCGCCGTCAGTGTCGCCCGCCAATTGCCCCAGCTCCGTGTTGCCAAGGCCTTTTTTAAGGTCACTGGCGAGCGCTTCatcatcccctcctccctggtcaccctcgtcgtcaagggacGCATCGTCCCCCCTGGCAGCGAGAACGTCCCCGAGATCAATGAGCTAGACCTGGAAGACATCGACCCCCCCGAAGACGACCTTGAGGCTTACCTTGgccgcaagaagaagaccgtGAAGGGTCCCGACGGCCAACCCatccccgtcgacgacaaaCCCATTCTGCCCCCCCTCGCTCACGCCCCTTACTTCGCCCGCGACCATGCCCCCAAGTGGTATGTCTTCTTGACCGATTCCAAGCAGGGCAAGATGGCTGTGCCCCccttcaccttcacccagTTCGACCAGCCCATCTTTGGCGAAGACGGCAAGCCCACCTTCAATATGCAAACCCTCAAGGCCCAGTTCGCCGCTCCTCCACAAGCTGGTCACTACACATTTGTTATGCACGTCGTATGTGACAGCTACGTCGGCTTCGATACCAAGATGGAGgtcaccctcgtcgtcgaggaggcgagCAAGGCAGCGGCCATGGTTGCCGAAGATGATATCAGCGAGCCCGACGAAG ACTCGATAGCCGGACAGATGCAAGCCCTTAAGGGCGGCAGCGTACCGGGTGCAACCAAGCCGCGCAGGAAAGTGGAGgaggactcggacgaggagagcggcacagatgacgacgtcgaggatgacACAAGCGAGACAAACACTGACACCGAGGACGAGTCATGA